CTATTTGGTTAGGACACCACAATGAAGGGATCCAGCCTCCTCAAATCACTATGTACTCAAAGCAGCAGGATGTCTGAATCACCATTGAAGTATTGGCACtatgatttcatgtttttatctgaaACAAAGCTAAATAGACTGTCCTTTTCCCCTtacctctttctttctttggttttctttttttcccagttcGTCTTCGGTCTTCTCAGGTTTGGCTTCGTGGCGATCTACCTCACAGAGCCTCTGGTGCGAGGCTTCACTACAGCAGCGGCCGTGCATGTTTTCATCTCCCAGATCAAGTACCTGTTGGGGGTGAAGACGCAGCGTTTTAGCGGACCCCTCGCTATTATTTATGTGAGTTTGATTTCTTCTAGAGGGATTTTTGGCTCTTTTATGTGGGAGTGATACGATCATAAGTGATTAgcgtcctgagatctgatcactcagaccactGTTGTAGGTGGTGTGGGACTCATttgtttaaacatatttttacgCTCATCTTTCaaggcatgttttttttttttttgtttacttaaATTTATCATAATTGgtcacactctcctctctctcatacCCCAGAGCGCCAAGGCGGTATTCACAGACATCACCAGCACCAACGTCGTCTCTCTCATCCTGGGCCTTGTGTGTATCATCGTCCTGTACTTTGTCAAAGACATGAATGAGCGCTTCAAAAAGAAACTGCCTATCCCCATTCCCGGAGAGATCATCATCGTCATGGTGTCAACCGGCGTCTCGTACGGCCTGTCGCTGTCAGCAGACCACAAGGTGGATGTTGTTGGGTACATACCGTCAGGGTAGGTTGTTAGCTTTTCATCTTCATGGGAATTTTTAGGATCttaatggttttattatttttctgacaaGATCATATAGAACTTGTGTTTTATATCTTCATCGTAATTTAGTTGTTTTATTCCTCAAGCTGTAAAGTGAGACCTCATAACATCTCAGCTGAAACATACTTTCACATGGGGATGGATGtattacacatgtttttttatgtgtccTCAGGCTTCTCCCCCCTGCTGCCCCAGATTTCTCTCTGTTACCCAATCTGATCACGGACTCCTTTGCTGTAGCGATTGTGGGATTCTCAATGGACATCTCTCTGGCTAAGACCTTTGCCCTGAAGCATGGGTACAGTGTGGACGGCAACCAGGTGAGTGCAGACGTTTGAGATGCTCCGGACAAGCTACATGTCCCGGCACAATGAACTCTGTCATGGATCAGTATGTTTGCACACACTTAAGAAACCAGGTTACCTTCGGCCTTTTCTGataaacagatattttaaaagGTCGAGGTTAAGGAGAATAACACAGATAACCATGTTACTACTCAGATTTTTACGTGTAAACgtgaaacaaagacatgaaacagGTAAAATGTTGCTGGTACAAGACAGTGGAGGTATAAGGGAAGGGATTTTACATGTAGCAAAACATCCTTTTTATGTAAATTAATTCCAACCAAAATATGTTGCTGGTTAGCTGCAGGTTACTACTGTGCATGCAACCACATTCTCTGGTTACCCGTGtagtgttttcagacatgaactttggGTTAGGAAATTATCgggagtttgcctttcagaacacagcaggagattgtctgggtcagacgtGTTCCCAACAACCGGAACATTCAGACGAGTGGTGGCCTCTGGGTAGAGCAATATGTTTACAGAACATCGACACCAGCCTCGGCCCTTATCACCCAAGGCTCTCGagtgtctttgtctttccaagttgacgtcttcgtcagtgtctctttttttatccttagatatttgtattcttccagttttgcattCATCACGTTAGAAATATCATTGTCACGTCCACTAGCTTGTTAGCAGACATTTTCCTTCTCtattctcacgtgggctcactcggacatgcTCTGGAATGTTCTGGAAAATGTTGGGAGCAATTGACTCGAAAATCTGGAAAACGTCTGGGCTTCAGTGCAGGTCCGATAGCAGCTCGAGATTCTCTCAGTAACCAGCAAATTATTGTACTAAGTTATGTTTTGTCTGGTTGAAGCCACAGTGGAAACAAAAgaccttgtttttttgtatttggtttgtttttggttCACGTTGCCCAATGACAGAGAAActagacaaaataaacacaggtcaccctaaccctagaTAACAGTAAAAATACCTCATTGCAGAGTTTACATGTTGTATGATACAGTATCTGACATGTTAAGGAAAATCACCCTAACCCTTATTTTATATAACATTTCTGCCaattcacctaaatcttacacactggaccttttttttttttttaaatgcatttgatTGGTTTATTTGAATGACTTGCTCTACCCTCAGGAGCTGATTGCCCTCGGTCTGTGTAACTTCATCAGCTCTTTCTTCCAAACCTTCGCCATCTCTTGTTCCATGTCAAGAAGCCTGGTGCAGGAGAGCACAGGAGGGAAAACACAGGtaacgcacacgcacacacacgcacacacacacacacacacacaatcaatttGGATTGTTAAACTTTGATTAGGCGAAGAGATGATGTtgatcattttgtgtgtgtgtgtgtgtgtgtgtgtgtgtgttcagatcgCGGGGCTGCTGGCGTCTCtcatggtgctgctggtggttgtGGCCGTTGGTTTTGTGTTCCAGCCACTCCCTCAGGTGGGTGACAATGTGGAGCTGATGGAGCAGAGGTTCCAGCTTCCTGTGTGGCAGCTCACCATCACAGGTGGAGCTgcagatatttttcattttctcaccaGTCTGTTGAACAAACAGTGGCTGACAGCTGCACTGATGCAGCCTCCAAGTCACTAAAACTAGTAAAACTGCATGTTTTACCTGATGAGATCAGAAGACTGCCAGACCTTTTTAATGTGTAAACATTGCTCTGTTCACTATTGTCTTTCTGTGCGTTTCTCAGACTGCGCTGGCTGCCATCATCATGGTCAACTTGTTGGGGATGTTCAAACAGTTCAGAGACATTCCTAATCTGTGGAGGACCACTAAGATCGAACTGGTCAGTGTGTTAAATTAAACCTAACATCAGAAATGTCACTGTGCAGTCGAGCCCCTCTGGTAGCAGCCAATGAAAACCTGAAGATGCAAAACAAACTGATCCGGGTCttgtatgtgtattttttcGCTGTGGTTCTAGATGGATGTGATTTAAACTGTGATGAGTCTCTTCTCTCAAATTAGTCTCGTTACCATGAGCAACACATACTATGTCTTCAGCAGCTGTTGTTTACTGTCACTGTActttatcattttgtttatgtACGCTCTGTAACAGAGTTTACTTGTGACGCAAGACACATTTCAGAAGGGATATTGACGGTAAAGCACGATCTAATCTAATCAGGGTTCAGcttgggaaaaaaacatgtcaagtTAAACATGACGTGATTTATAGATGTTTAACCTAACTTCCACTTTCTAAGCTGACATGTACAGCTGATGGTTATACATTTAGATGTTCAAGGTGCATcacccttgtgttgtccctgcttcccccggctgttggccccctcacatagcccaccccatattaggacgaACACAtagcgcaatagacaagtgagcagcccttgcagatgtatttgttacacccgcggcacatggtgtgagttttacagtcctttttcctggggcatatctgacacctcttcctcttactcgccccgagcggggctgctgctagggctatggaggaggccggacactcgggtcgagcgtcgtagtcaacagctctctgtgcggcggcggcggctttcacagccttcacaaccgcggtgGACGCGTCCGTGagggggatgcgctcccttcgtgcgatgaacggagtcacgagagcctttcccagctgctctaggaacaccctccgcttgttccgcttgcccggcatccagtctgggttgatctctctccatatcacgaaggcgttgtaggaagagacgtcgagaaagacgaccaggggccagcgcgcggtcatcctcctgcagctgtacgttccgatcaccttgtctaggttgtccacgccacctttgttgcggttgtagtccaggacgatgaccggtttcccgtcctcgcggtcgctgatgtcggcctcggggtgccgtgtgctcaggagcaccacattcctgtttttctttgggatgtaggacacaagagtggcagtgggcgtgaatgcgaacttggatgagaacacctctcttcccttgaccgcgagcagcccggtcgggagctcgggcttgttcttccgaacagtgccgaccacggtgagcttcctctccaggagctgccgcgtgagttcgtaggaggtgaagtaattgtcgcacgtgacgttacgaccgtgcagtccctccgttacatcgagcactacccgcaacccctggttccgttctgggtgtccgccgctcggctttccggtggtggtgtcgccgtggtcttgtcctccttcttcttcttcttcttccaaggatgaagaatctgcagaagcatcacccactgggtcgtagtcttcgtcaccgtctTCGTagtcgtcgtcttcgtcttcttcgcTATCGCcgttgtctccgtctccgtcctctctgtctgcttttctgtttgcttCTCGGTCTACTTCTCCATCTtcttgtccgtccgcttctcggtctggctctttcgcgtcctcttcgggttcagaggatggttgctgggagaatagctgttggagaacttgttctctggtgaaacgctcctgacgcgacatcgtgccatggtccgggagagagtggcacactgagacttatatgtgggtctaatgtacccccccttgatttcaattggaatcaggtgtgggtctaaatgaccccacagagcaccacagcgccctctctgggggtctaaatgacccctcccatgaccTTGAACCCCTTGAACTCCTCTTACCATCACCATAGGCAAATAAGATGCAGTGAGCCTTGGTCACATGCTGGTGTGTGCCAGTTTGTTCCCTCTCataggaggaagagaggatgaagcTGTTTCTACtttctctattattattattattattataataataatttcatttgtataacacttttcaatacaagtaacaaagtgctttacaacaagcAGTATGAAAGTcacagagtaaaaaaataatacagatacagataGTAAAAGTCAAAGACATCATGCGATAAAAGCTCAGCTTGttagtttatttctgtttcttcccttctctctctcaggtcaTCTGGCTGGTAGCATTCATAGCGTCTGTGCTGCTGGGCCTGGACTTTGGCCTCCTAGTGGCTATTGTGTTTGCCATACTAACAGTCATCTACAGAACACAGAGGTACTGATGACAGGTGTCTTTATTCCCCTTATTTGCTGCATACACCTAATGTCATGTTTCATAACATGTGCAGAGGAGTCGGGCTGGAAGATGCTCTGAGCATGCTCGCTGAAGATTTGAGTTCAAAAGGGATATTTCACCTCTgacatttcttgtctttcagctccAAAAGTGCCGTTTTGGGTTATGTTCCCGGTACTGGGCTGTACTGTGATGTGGATGAGTATGAGGAGGTGAgtctgagatttaaaaaaaaacaaaaaaacaacacttcagTCTGAGCTCAGGATTATAAATTCCCAACAGGtgattttgttctgtgttttgttccCAGGCAGTTGAATATGAGGGGATTAAGATTTTCCACTGCAACTCTTCCATCTACTTTGCCAACAGTGACCTTTATGTGAATACCCTCAAGGAGAAGGTAATcctatcctgtgtgtgtgtgtgtgtgtgtgtgtgtgtgtgtgtgtgtgtgtgtgtgtgtgtgtgtgtgtgtgtgtgtgtgtgtgtgtgtgtgtgtgtgtgtgtgtgtgtgtgtgtgtgtgtgtgtgtgtgtgtgtgtgtgtgtgtgtgtgtgtgtgtgtgtgtgtgtgtgtgagagagacaccAATGCTCTTCAGAAGTCAGTGGGTGTGGGGCAGtgtgtcttcttctacgtcctctaATAAACTACAGCAGAGGTTGGCAgctaatataataataaaagtacaTTAGAATCAGTTAGACTAAAATATAACTGTGTGTTAATTCCTTTCAGGTCAATGGGATGTTGTCCTCTTTGTACAAGTGATTCCCTTTATGATGCTGAGCATTTCACGAGACAAAAAGATCAAGTTTAAAACTGCCTCTGGATTTTGAATGCACATTTCTAAAAGTACAACATCAACCTATCTAAATAAAGACAGTAATATGTAGTATTGTAGAAGAAGAAGTCTGACTTGGTTGTTTTTGGAAGCATAAATGTCacttcattttgaaaagtttcCTCTCGTTCACCGTGATGTCGATGTCTTCACAGACGGGAGTGAACCCTGAAAACCTACAAGCTGCACGGAAAGCCAGGAAAAAACAGGAGAAGGCAAACGACAACCAAAACGCACAACTGAGGATCTGTGTCAAGGTGAGTCAATATGTGCTCAGTCAGCTTTGTTGACTGTGTAAACATGACGGGTGCTTCAAGTTTAAATTGTTAACGCAGGGGATTGTGTAAATCCGGTTTCCCaagtttgatatttaaaaaaacaacaacctcagGAGGTTTTTCCAGGCCATGTTTCCCAGCCTTAGTTGGCTTGAAAGGTAATGATTGAATTACAGGGATTGTTTGTGCAGAACTTCTGTGACGAGATGGAATTAAATCTATGTAGAGCATTTAATTAATCCAACCCATGATCACCAGTGTTCACTTGCAGTAATAGTAAAGGGGAAAAGACAGGTCAGCCTGTTGATCTCTACAAAGCTTCCACATACTTAAAGCACTCATGTCTAGAATTTGGACATTGCTAAATCTGATTTCCCCAGTTTTAGCACCGTGGTTGTAttcctccgccaaccagtgcagtttcaatcTACATGAACCGACTCATCggaggtcacagcgacctttGACAACTAAAACCTAATCATTTACTCAGTTCAAGTGACAGCTGGTCCAAATTTGAGGATATTCCCTGAAGGAAGACTtcagatatatagatatattagGCAGCTCTGcccttgacctttgaacacCAAATTCTAATGAATGTATCCTCGAGTCCAAAttaacatttgtgccaaatttcaaTAAATACCTTCAAggcattttaaaatatattgttcaAAAGAATGAGACGGATTCGCAACCCAAAAAACATAGAGCcattgaaaatacacacaactaaCCCAACACATAACTAACCTGAGTCCTTGACTTGTTGAAATCCCTTCATAAAAATGCAGTTTCTTTGGTTGTAGTACAAGAATCAGGAAGTGTCTCATGAGGTTTCGTCCAATAACCACTTGTTGGAGGAGCACAGGAACGTACCTTCAGGGGACAGCCGCGccgaaacaaacacagaagaggtGGTCTACCTTAAATCTCCCAGCACCGTCCACTCCATCGTCCTGGACTGGACGCCTGTCTCCTTCGTCGACTCTGTGGGAGCCAAAGCCATCAAACAGGTacctttctcttttctttttttttttttttactcctgttTTCAGTGTCATCACATCAGGAGGAGAGGCTGTGTAGGTTTCACTCCTATTAGGGTTAGGGTATTTTAGGAATTTTGGTCGGATTTTTTTCTGTACAACTTGAATGTCTAAACAACTTTTCATGTCACTTTCAGTCACtaagcgtgtttgtgtgtctgcaggtcaTCAAGCAATACGCAGCAGTGGATGTGCAGGTGGTGATAGCAGCCTGCAGCCGTAAGTCATCGGGATATTACTCCACATTTCTAGAAAATCACAGGAACTGTTACTAAGATTTTTATCAGTCACTCACTTGATCTGCTCTGCAGACAGGAAAGCTTTGATGACTCCCAGTTTAAACTTTATAGTGATGTGGAAACTTCTCACATCT
Above is a genomic segment from Hippoglossus hippoglossus isolate fHipHip1 chromosome 23, fHipHip1.pri, whole genome shotgun sequence containing:
- the slc26a5 gene encoding prestin isoform X1, coding for MSLPVDMEQDGAVAREDADSTLMYRIERPVYNETSIRSQLLSRKNNSTTFRERLANHFRCSSARAKAVALSSLPILTWLPSYPVKQYLFSDVVSGLSTAVVQLPQGLAYAMLAAVPPVYGLYSSFYPVLLYTFFGTSRHISVGTFAVISLMIGGVALREAPDSMFPLLPANASNVSAVVDTEARDARRVQVAVMLTTLVGIIQFVFGLLRFGFVAIYLTEPLVRGFTTAAAVHVFISQIKYLLGVKTQRFSGPLAIIYSAKAVFTDITSTNVVSLILGLVCIIVLYFVKDMNERFKKKLPIPIPGEIIIVMVSTGVSYGLSLSADHKVDVVGYIPSGLLPPAAPDFSLLPNLITDSFAVAIVGFSMDISLAKTFALKHGYSVDGNQELIALGLCNFISSFFQTFAISCSMSRSLVQESTGGKTQIAGLLASLMVLLVVVAVGFVFQPLPQTALAAIIMVNLLGMFKQFRDIPNLWRTTKIELVIWLVAFIASVLLGLDFGLLVAIVFAILTVIYRTQSSKSAVLGYVPGTGLYCDVDEYEEAVEYEGIKIFHCNSSIYFANSDLYVNTLKEKTGVNPENLQAARKARKKQEKANDNQNAQLRICVKYKNQEVSHEVSSNNHLLEEHRNVPSGDSRAETNTEEVVYLKSPSTVHSIVLDWTPVSFVDSVGAKAIKQVIKQYAAVDVQVVIAACSRVVLADLDTLQFFTGVMTTDMVFPTVHDAVLHCTSPRPAAAPANELT
- the slc26a5 gene encoding prestin isoform X2, translating into MSLPVDMEQDGAVAREDADSTLMYRIERPVYNETSIRSQLLSRKNNSTTFRERLANHFRCSSARAKAVALSSLPILTWLPSYPVKQYLFSDVVSGLSTAVVQLPQGLAYAMLAAVPPVYGLYSSFYPVLLYTFFGTSRHISVGTFAVISLMIGGVALREAPDSMFPLLPANASNVSAVVDTEARDARRVQVAVMLTTLVGIIQFVFGLLRFGFVAIYLTEPLVRGFTTAAAVHVFISQIKYLLGVKTQRFSGPLAIIYSAKAVFTDITSTNVVSLILGLVCIIVLYFVKDMNERFKKKLPIPIPGEIIIVMVSTGVSYGLSLSADHKVDVVGYIPSGLLPPAAPDFSLLPNLITDSFAVAIVGFSMDISLAKTFALKHGYSVDGNQELIALGLCNFISSFFQTFAISCSMSRSLVQESTGGKTQIAGLLASLMVLLVVVAVGFVFQPLPQTALAAIIMVNLLGMFKQFRDIPNLWRTTKIELVIWLVAFIASVLLGLDFGLLVAIVFAILTVIYRTQSSKSAVLGYVPGTGLYCDVDEYEEAVEYEGIKIFHCNSSIYFANSDLYVNTLKEKTGVNPENLQAARKARKKQEKANDNQNAQLRICVKEEHRNVPSGDSRAETNTEEVVYLKSPSTVHSIVLDWTPVSFVDSVGAKAIKQVIKQYAAVDVQVVIAACSRVVLADLDTLQFFTGVMTTDMVFPTVHDAVLHCTSPRPAAAPANELT
- the slc26a5 gene encoding prestin isoform X3, which encodes MSLPVDMEQDGAVAREDADSTLMYRIERPVYNETSIRSQLLSRKNNSTTFRERLANHFRCSSARAKAVALSSLPILTWLPSYPVKQYLFSDVVSGLSTAVVQLPQGLAYAMLAAVPPVYGLYSSFYPVLLYTFFGTSRHISVGTFAVISLMIGGVALREAPDSMFPLLPANASNVSAVVDTEARDARRVQVAVMLTTLVGIIQFVFGLLRFGFVAIYLTEPLVRGFTTAAAVHVFISQIKYLLGVKTQRFSGPLAIIYSAKAVFTDITSTNVVSLILGLVCIIVLYFVKDMNERFKKKLPIPIPGEIIIVMVSTGVSYGLSLSADHKVDVVGYIPSGLLPPAAPDFSLLPNLITDSFAVAIVGFSMDISLAKTFALKHGYSVDGNQELIALGLCNFISSFFQTFAISCSMSRSLVQESTGGKTQIAGLLASLMVLLVVVAVGFVFQPLPQTALAAIIMVNLLGMFKQFRDIPNLWRTTKIELVIWLVAFIASVLLGLDFGLLVAIVFAILTVIYRTQSSKSAVLGYVPGTGLYCDVDEYEEVSLRVLDLLKSLHKNAVSLVVVQESGSVS